A genomic segment from Gracilimonas sediminicola encodes:
- a CDS encoding acetyl-CoA carboxylase carboxyltransferase subunit alpha, translated as MQYLDFEQPIAELEGKIEELKELSNVSDGVLDKEIQSLKKRVDKLRESIFSNLTRWQRVQLARHPDRPYTLDYIYKITENFVELHGDRYHADDKAIVGGLATIDGQSVMIIGHQKGRDTNSRKYRNFGMANPEGYRKAHRLMKLAEKFDIPIITLLDTPGAFPGLEAEERGQAEAIAKNLKMMAMLKVPFVTIVIGEGASGGAIGIGMGNEVYMMENTWYSVISPESCSSILWKTWDYKEQAAAVLKLTAVDLEELDVIDGVIPEPMGGAHRDHDEAAAALKKQILQSLKRLKKLKPEKLIEQRIDKYAAMGEWKVVK; from the coding sequence ATGCAGTATTTAGATTTTGAACAACCCATTGCCGAACTCGAAGGTAAAATTGAAGAACTCAAAGAACTTTCAAATGTAAGCGATGGCGTATTGGATAAAGAGATTCAAAGCCTGAAAAAAAGGGTTGATAAGCTCAGAGAATCTATCTTTAGTAATCTCACCCGCTGGCAAAGAGTACAGCTGGCCCGCCACCCTGATCGGCCTTACACATTGGATTACATCTACAAAATCACGGAGAATTTCGTAGAGCTTCACGGAGACCGCTATCACGCTGATGATAAAGCTATTGTGGGCGGACTTGCTACTATTGACGGGCAGTCGGTTATGATTATCGGCCACCAAAAAGGTCGGGATACCAACAGCCGTAAATACCGCAATTTTGGAATGGCCAATCCGGAGGGATATCGAAAAGCCCACCGGTTGATGAAGCTTGCCGAAAAGTTTGATATTCCCATCATCACGCTGTTGGATACACCCGGAGCCTTCCCAGGCCTGGAAGCGGAAGAACGCGGTCAGGCTGAAGCCATCGCTAAAAACCTGAAAATGATGGCGATGCTGAAAGTGCCTTTCGTGACCATTGTAATTGGTGAAGGAGCAAGTGGCGGAGCGATTGGTATAGGCATGGGGAATGAAGTTTATATGATGGAGAATACCTGGTATTCGGTTATTTCTCCGGAATCCTGTTCTTCCATTTTATGGAAAACCTGGGACTACAAAGAGCAGGCTGCAGCAGTTTTAAAACTGACAGCCGTTGACCTTGAAGAACTTGATGTGATTGACGGTGTGATACCCGAACCTATGGGAGGAGCTCACCGTGATCATGATGAAGCCGCTGCCGCTCTCAAAAAACAAATTCTGCAGAGCCTCAAGCGTCTCAAAAAACTTAAACCTGAGAAACTCATCGAACAACGCATCGACAAGTACGCTGCCATGGGTGAGTGGAAGGTAGTTAAGTAA
- a CDS encoding polyprenol monophosphomannose synthase, which produces MASDTLIIVPTYNEAHNITRLIERVMNLENQVDILVIDDGSPDGTADFVRKAQKEYSSRVALIERSGKLGLGTAYVKGFEYALDKGYDYVCEMDADFSHDPDDAERLINEVKSGKADVAVGSRYANGISIINWPLSRLILSYCANIYARTITGLPIFDTTAGFKCIHRKVLESISIERIKSNGYAFQIELHFRAWKAGFKLKEVSIVFREREEGVSKMSKAIVREAIWRVWALKFRSIFGAL; this is translated from the coding sequence ATGGCTTCAGATACCTTAATTATTGTCCCCACATACAACGAAGCGCACAACATAACCAGACTGATTGAGCGCGTTATGAATCTTGAGAACCAAGTGGATATTCTTGTGATTGATGACGGTTCACCGGATGGAACCGCTGATTTTGTACGGAAGGCCCAGAAAGAATATTCCAGCCGTGTGGCGCTTATCGAACGTTCCGGCAAACTGGGGTTAGGCACGGCTTACGTAAAAGGTTTTGAGTACGCCCTGGATAAAGGCTATGATTATGTATGTGAAATGGATGCCGATTTCTCCCACGATCCCGATGATGCAGAGAGGCTGATTAACGAGGTTAAATCGGGTAAAGCTGATGTGGCCGTAGGCTCGCGGTATGCAAACGGAATCAGTATTATAAACTGGCCGCTAAGCCGTTTGATTTTATCTTACTGTGCTAACATTTATGCCCGCACCATTACGGGGCTGCCCATTTTTGACACTACCGCCGGTTTTAAATGTATTCACCGCAAGGTGCTGGAATCCATTTCCATTGAGCGGATAAAATCGAACGGATATGCTTTTCAGATAGAGCTACACTTCAGAGCCTGGAAAGCCGGTTTTAAACTGAAAGAAGTTTCGATTGTATTCCGGGAGCGGGAAGAAGGGGTCTCAAAAATGTCGAAGGCCATTGTAAGAGAGGCCATCTGGCGGGTTTGGGCGCTTAAATTCCGCAGTATTTTTGGTGCTCTGTAA
- a CDS encoding sugar transferase, with amino-acid sequence MLKLKRYREVIFTSILDFLIVLASWFVFHSFYPNTMNILIQDFNLDFISGGIIISFYWLAIFVVMGSYKKLYLVSRLDEFIKVLKASVLGALILYFIININESISISEQRMIIITYWATIFVLLALNRFIVRTIQKYYAQRGKGLHRTVIIGTGQTAKAAYDDLNRNKILGMQVLGFIQVNGKAPDPETGITEEDVIGNLDQIKEILEERQVQDILVALEPDRRQDLVDVISKVDAPEISLKLLPDFYQLVSGLSKTNQIFGMPLVEISPEPMPLWEKTIKRAFDIIVSAVVLLLTFPFLILIGLAVRLTSPGPAIYRQRRVGRNGKIFTIYKFRTMLDNAEKHSGPTWAKKDDPRVTKLGYWLRKLRVDEVPQFINVLKGDMSLVGPRPERPHFVEQFSKQIPLYTRRLRVRPGITGWAQVKWKYDASLDDVKEKTKFDLFYIENASLRMDAKILINTMITVIKGKGQ; translated from the coding sequence GTGCTGAAGTTAAAAAGATATCGGGAAGTAATTTTTACCAGTATTCTGGATTTCCTCATCGTATTGGCCAGTTGGTTTGTATTTCATTCCTTCTATCCGAATACGATGAATATTCTGATTCAGGATTTTAACCTGGATTTTATTTCCGGCGGTATCATTATAAGCTTTTATTGGCTGGCTATTTTTGTGGTGATGGGGTCATATAAAAAGCTATATCTCGTATCCCGCCTCGATGAGTTTATAAAAGTACTGAAAGCCAGTGTGCTTGGGGCGCTCATCTTATACTTCATCATTAATATCAACGAGAGTATATCTATCAGCGAACAGCGGATGATTATCATCACCTATTGGGCTACCATTTTTGTGCTGTTGGCGTTGAACCGGTTTATCGTTCGTACCATCCAGAAATACTATGCGCAAAGAGGAAAAGGACTGCACCGTACGGTGATTATAGGTACCGGCCAAACAGCAAAAGCGGCCTATGATGATTTGAACCGTAATAAAATACTGGGGATGCAGGTGCTCGGGTTTATACAGGTGAATGGAAAAGCACCCGACCCCGAAACAGGTATTACCGAAGAGGACGTAATCGGGAACCTCGATCAGATTAAAGAAATACTGGAAGAACGGCAGGTTCAGGATATTTTAGTGGCCCTGGAGCCCGACCGCCGTCAGGATTTGGTGGACGTCATTTCTAAAGTGGATGCTCCAGAGATCTCACTCAAATTATTACCCGATTTTTATCAGCTGGTGAGCGGACTCAGTAAAACCAACCAGATTTTTGGAATGCCGCTGGTTGAAATTTCCCCGGAACCGATGCCTCTTTGGGAAAAAACGATTAAAAGGGCATTTGATATCATTGTCTCTGCGGTTGTTTTACTGCTCACCTTCCCCTTCTTGATTTTGATAGGTTTGGCCGTTCGCCTTACATCACCGGGGCCGGCTATTTACCGGCAGCGAAGAGTGGGGAGAAACGGTAAGATTTTCACCATCTATAAATTCCGAACCATGCTGGATAATGCGGAAAAGCACAGCGGACCCACCTGGGCAAAGAAAGATGACCCTCGCGTAACCAAGCTTGGTTACTGGTTAAGAAAGCTTCGGGTTGACGAAGTACCACAGTTTATAAATGTATTGAAAGGTGATATGAGTTTGGTGGGCCCCCGACCGGAACGCCCTCATTTTGTCGAACAGTTCAGTAAACAAATTCCCCTGTACACCCGCAGGCTGAGAGTTCGCCCGGGGATAACCGGCTGGGCTCAGGTAAAGTGGAAATACGATGCATCACTCGATGATGTAAAAGAGAAAACAAAATTCGACCTGTTTTATATTGAAAACGCATCACTAAGAATGGATGCGAAAATCCTGATTAACACTATGATTACCGTCATAAAAGGAAAGGGACAGTAG